In Aegilops tauschii subsp. strangulata cultivar AL8/78 chromosome 3, Aet v6.0, whole genome shotgun sequence, one genomic interval encodes:
- the LOC109784522 gene encoding uncharacterized protein, with amino-acid sequence MDHTEALRDDALAAILGRLQTHDLAGSRCVRRAWHAVVDARRLLLPHSAEGIFANYNDHHRSQFLARPSTSCVDHSNLHFLPNYTEGHRKIADHCKVLLLYGDTREFFVANPATRRWQRLPGAHDDGECREAYLAFDPAASPHYEVFFFKKGPFIT; translated from the coding sequence ATGGATCACACGGAGGCGCTGCGGGACGACGCGCTCGCCGCCATCCTTGGCCGCCTCCAGACGCATGACCTTGCCGGGTCCCGATGCGTGCGCAGAGCGTGGCACGCCGTCGTGGACGCCCGGCGGCTGCTGCTCCCGCACTCGGCGGAGGGCATCTTCGCCAACTACAACGACCACCACCGCTCGCAATTCCTCGCCCGCCCCTCCACTTCCTGCGTCGACCACAGCAACCTCCACTTCCTGCCGAACTACACAGAAGGCCATAGAAAGATCGCGGACCACTGCAAAGTTCTCCTGCTCTACGGCGACACGAGGGAGTTTTTTGTGGCAAACCCCGCCACGCGGCGGTGGCAGCGCCTGCCTGGAGCGCACGATGATGGGGAATGCCGTGAAGCGTATCTCGCGTTTGACCCTGCCGCGTCGCCGCACTACGAGGTGTTCTTTTTCAAAAAGGGGCCTTTTATTACTTAA
- the LOC109784523 gene encoding F-box protein At5g07610-like: MDHTEALPDDALAAILGRLARQDLAACRRVRRAWLAIVDGRRLLPRNHHLPDSVEGIFANYWSYERPHFLGRPSTRHRGVDYGNLHFLPGYSEDNNIIVDHCSGLLLYGDGYKLYCCGGLRVFCVVNPATRRWERLPGTPDKESSTAYLAFDPTTSPHYKVFLIQPKDLGLFDVTDCESAEVSP; this comes from the coding sequence ATGGACCACACGGAGGCGCTGCCGGACGACGCGCTCGCGGCCAtcctcggccgcctcgcgcgtcaGGACCTGGCGGCGTGCCGCCGCGTGCGCAGGGCGTGGCTTGCCATCGTGGACGGGCGGCGGCTGCTGCCGCGCAACCACCATCTGCCGGACTCGGTGGAGGGCATCTTCGCCAACTACTGGAGCTACGAGCGCCCGCACTTCCTCGGCCGCCCCTCCACGCGGCACCGCGGCGTCGACTACGGCAACCTCCACTTCCTGCCCGGCTATTCTGAGGACAATAACATAATCGTGGACCACTGCAGCGGCCTCCTCCTCTACGGTGATGGCTACAAACTCTACTGCTGTGGCGGCCTGAGAGTGTTCTGCGTGGTTAACCCCGCCACACGACGGTGGGAACGCCTCCCGGGCACGCCTGACAAAGAAAGCTCCACCGCGTACCTGGCATTCGATCCTACCACGTCGCCGCACTACAAGGTGTTCTTGATACAACCTAAGGATCTAGGGTTGTTCGACGTGACCGACTGCGAGTCGGCAGAAGTCTCACCATAA
- the LOC141020759 gene encoding F-box protein At5g07610-like, producing MDHTEALPDDVLVAILGRLARRDLAACRRVRRAWLAVVDGRRLLPWRHHLPDSVEGIFANYCDYHRPHFLGRPSTRHRRVDYGNLHFLPGYTEDHNMIVGHCNGLLLYGDGYNFYCGSMRAFCVVNPATRRWVRLPATFDQEFCAPYLAFDPTMSPHYKVFLIQPKDLGLFDVSSRWRYGVYCHGALHVPLYHGTFGTRFSLPSGKYKVISTPIYAQEGKAGKHYLGRSEEDVYFAEIRDRIRIWTLSESNGQASWALKNCVDLAPLANISAIRPKGICRPWILDNDQDLDKYGNNKTLAGQLFDWSWDDDNILDTNTNNECGDCRGYFLIGFHPCKDIAFFLVEYYNCGGLPFG from the exons ATGGACCACACGGAGGCGCTGCCAGATGACGTGCTCGTGGCCATCCTTGGCCGCCTCGCGCGGCGGGACCTGGCGGCGTGCCGCCGCGTGCGCAGGGCATGGCTTGCCGTCGTGGACGGGCGGCGGCTGCTGCCCTGGAGGCACCACCTGCCCGACTCGGTGGAGGGCATCTTCGCCAACTACTGCGACTACCACCGCCCGCACTTCCTCGGGCGCCCCTCCACGCGGCACCGCCGCGTCGACTATGGCAACCTCCACTTCTTGCCCGGCTACACCGAGGACCATAACATGATCGTGGGCCACTGCAACGGCCTCCTGCTATACGGCGACGGCTACAACTTCTACTGTGGCAGCATGAGGGCCTTCTGCGTGGTTAACCCCGCCACCCGACGGTGGGTGCGCCTCCCGGCCACATTCGACCAAGAGTTTTGCGCCCCGTATCTCGCATTCGATCCTACCATGTCGCCACACTATAAGGTATTCCTGATACAACCCAAGGATTTGGGGTTGTTCGACGTAAGCTCAAG ATGGCGCTACGGCGTGTATTGTCATGGAGCATTACACGTGCCGCTCTATCATGGTACATTTGGCACCAG GTTTTCATTGCCTAGTGGAAAATATAAAGTAATAAGTACTCCAATATATGCCCAGGAAGGCAAAGCTGGAAAGCATTATCTTGGGAGATCGGAGGAGGATGTGTACTTTGCAGAGATCCGTGATCGAATTCGGATATGGACCCTGAGTGAATCAAACGGTCAGGCAAGCTGGGCGTTGAAGAATTGTGTTGACCTTGCGCCATTGGCAAATATATCTGCAATTAGACCGAAAGGAATTTGCAGGCCTTGGATCTTAGATAACGATCAGGATCTTGACAAATATGGAAATAACAAAACGCTAGCGGGGCAGCTTTTTGATTGGAGCTGGGATGATGATAATATTCTTGACACAAACACAAACAATGAGTGTGGAGATTGTCGTGGGTACTTTCTAATTGGATTCCATCCCTGCAAAGATATCGCCTTCTTCTTGGTGGAGTATTATAATTGCGGTGGCCTACCATTTGGATAG